The genomic stretch ACGGTCGGCATCGCATCGCCGCCGCCGGCAGCGGCAGTGCGTGCGCCGCTTTCCGCCGTGGTCACGCCATCGACCACGACTGTCCCGCCAGGGACGACGAACTTCCAGTCGACCGCACCACAGGCATCGGTGAGCGCGTAGGAGCTGGTGTGCACATACAAGCCTTTTTCGACCGGATAGGCCCACGGATACGTACGGTCCTTGTTGCGCTTGGTAGCGGGCACGCGCAGGCGCAGCGTGCTGCAGGATGCGTTCTTGCGGCGGAGTTGCCGCCCATCCAACCCGGTGCAGTCGTCGGCAGCGCTCCAGTCGCTGCGCAGGCCGACGTCATTGCGACCGGCATTGGGGCGCACCCCGTCGTCACGGAACGTCAGCGCCGTGCAGGACGGCGGAATCTCGTAGCTGACCTCGAGCGCGGCGGGGTCGCGCATCGTGATGGTCGCATGGACCGTGGCAGGCGAGGAGGCAGGCGCCGGGATGGCGCTTCGGGCAAAACAGGCCGGCGCACAGGCCAGCAGCAGGGCGGACAGGTGCAGCTTCAATGAGCCTCCGATAATGAGCCGATAACGGAATCGTTGATGTTAACTGATGAAGCTTCTTGGGGGCGCGAGCTGGGCGGGCACAGCACCCGCATACCCGGCCCGAGCACCTCGAGCGGAGCCCTCGGCTGTTGGGGCATGCCTCGACACGCCAGGCATTGAAGGAGTTGCGTGAGCAGTACCGGGCCTTCGTCGCGGCGTTCCGAGAGGCGGCGGCACGGTAGATGCGAGGAGATTTCCCGGCCAGCTTTCCGCTCTTTTCTTTTCCGCCGCGTGTCGTGCCGGTCTCGTCACTCGAATTCTCTGAACCCTTTCTGGGGCTGGGGCACCCTCACCCCGTCCCTCTCCCGAGGGGAGAGGGGAAATCTTCGTGGACCTACCTGAAGGGGCTCGAGGCCTGTTCGCATGGGACGGCCTACGGCTCGGTGAGGGTGAGCGCCAGCTGGCGCAGCTCGTGGCCGTTGACGGGCTTACGCAGCTCCTTGAGCAGCGGGGTCTCGCCGAACTCCTCGACAATCTCCTCCCAGGAGTAGTCGGAGTAGGCCGAGCAGAGCACCACCCGCTGCGAGGGGTGCACCTTCCACAGCTCCCGCAGCGTCTCCACGCCATTGCCGCCGGGCGGCATCCGGTAGTCCAGGAAGACCAACGCGTAGGGGCGGCCCGCCGCCACGGCCTCCCGTACCCTGGCCACCCCCTCCTGTCCCTGGAAGGCCGACTCCACCTCGAACTCCGGACCGGCGGGCCGCGCACGAGCGGGGGGCGCGCCAAAGAGGGCCGTCCGCAGCGATGCGAGCTGCTCCGGGCTCCCGCCGCGCTCCGGACAGAGGAGCCGCCGGAAGTCCTGGTGGATGGCCGCGGAGTCATCGATGACCAGGATCCGCCGCTTGTCACTCATGCCGCCTCCGGGGATGTGCAGGGCAGTTCCAGGGTGAAGGTGGCGCCACGCCCGGGACCGTCGCTGTGCGCCGTCAGCGTGCCGCCCAGCTCCTGGGCCGCCAGCGCACTGGAGTGCAGGCCGAAGCCGTGGCCCTCCTCCCGGGTGGTGAAGCCGTGCTGGAAGATGCGCGTGAGCAGCTCCGGCGCGATGCCCACCCCGTTGTCGCTCACCTCGATGCGGACGCGGTCGGCCGCGGGCGCCTCCACCCGCAGCGTCAGGCACCGCTGCTCCGCGGGCGCCGCATCCAGGGCGTACTTGGAGTTGCTGATGAGGTTGACCAGGATCATCAACACCTTGTGCTTGTCGGTCAGGAGCTGGGGCACGGGGGACAGGTGCCGCTCCACCCGCACCTCATGACGGGTGAGCCCCGCCGAGTTGATGCGCAAGGCATCCTCCAACAGCTCCACCAGGTGGGCCGGCTCGTTGAGCCGGGGTGTCCGGGTGTAGTTCTGCTGCAGCTTCACGATGGTGCCGATGTGCTCGGTGTACCGGCCCACCTCGTCGAGCAGCGACACGGCCTCATGGGTTTCCTTGCGCAGGTGCTGTCCCAGCCCGCTCAGGAAGGGCATGACATTCCGGCCGCGCTCGTCCTGGGTGAGGAAGGTGGCGAGGTCATCGCGCCGCTCCTCGAGCAGGGTGGCCAACTGGCCGACGTCGTCCACCTGGAGGCCCACCAGCCGCTCCTTGGCCAGCATGGCCGAGGTGTGGACGCTGTTGAGCACGTTGCCCACGTTGTGCAGCACGCTGGTGGCGACCTCCGCCCGGCCCGCCTGCCGTGCCACCTGCACCAGTTGCCGGTGGACGTCCTTGAGCTCCCGGGTGCGCTCGTCCACCCGCTGCTCCAGCCCCTCGTTGGCCTGTCGCAAGGCCTCCTCGCGCCGCTGGACCTCGTCGGCCATGAGGCGGAAGGACCAGGCCAGCTGTCCCAGCTCGTCCTGACGCCGGGTGTCCAGCTGGACCTGGAAGTTCCCGGTGGCGATCCGTTCGGTGGCGTGGGTGAAGTCCAGCAGGGGGCGGGAGATCTGCTCCCGCAGCACCCAGAACATGATGGCCAGTTCCAACACCAGCGACGCCAGGCCGAACACCAGGACGTAGCGCGCCGCCAGGAGGGCGGGCACGGTGAGCTCCTTCTCGGGGAGCACCGTGACGAAGTTCCAGCCCGTGCCCCCCAGCCGGATCGTGGCGAGGAATTCGCCGTGTTCCGGCAGCTCCAGCACGCTCTGGGCGGACGCGCGTGCCATCACCCGCTCGAAGATGTGCCGCAGGTGGGCCCGCTGCTCCGGGGAGCCGAACTGGGTGGAGCCCCCGGACAACGAGACGTCGCGGATGTTGTAGGCCACGGTGCCATCCAGCTTCAGCTCGGGATGGGTGATGAGCTGACCATCGTCGCGGAAGATGACGTTGTACGAGCCGGGCAGGTGGCCTTTGGCGGTGCGGGCCATCAGCTCATCCAGGAGGAGGTCATGGCCGATGGTGGCCACATGACGGCCCTCCACATCCAATGGGGTGGAGGCCGTGACCATCTAGACCTTCGAGACCGAGTCCAGGAAGGCGCCGGACCAGGCCGTCCTCCGCTGGGGGTTGTTCTGGGGAAGGCTGTTGGTGAAGTAATCGAAGGTGTAGAGCGGAAAGTCGGGCTCGGTGTCCTGAGTATAGGTGGGGCGCTCCGGCCACAGGGTCACGAACGCTCCCTCCGGCATCATGATGTAGGTGTCCGCGACGCGGGTCAGGAGGAGCGGCCCGTGCTGGACGAGCACGTCGTACGCCGCCACGAGCCGCTGGCGGAGCTCCGCGTTGGGGGACACGCCGCGCAACACCATGAACCCCGGCATCTTCGTGCCATCGAAGCCCTCGGGGCGGCTGCGGATCGTCCCGTCGGGGAGCTGGACGGTCAGGCGCTCGAAGCGGGAGGCCGCCTCCTCCTGGCTCAAGGACTGGATGCGCTCCTGGAGGGCCTTCTTGAGGAAGGCATGGTGGTCCTCCGCCAGGAGGAAGATGGACTCCTCGCGGTGGCCGCGCTCGACGACCGACCGCTCCAGCTGAAGGAGGGACTGGTCGCGCAGCGTCTTGAACAGGTGCAGGTAGCTGAAGAGCGTGCTCAGGGCGATGACCAACGCGATGCGCATCCCCATCTTGAGGAGCGTCGCGCGGGCCAGGGAGGCACGAGGGCGGGAAGGAATCGAGTTCGGCATGGAGCGCGCTCAACGGGTTGGAGCGTGAATCCACGCACGGGCCCACCGGAAACACCAGGGGAGGGGGGAACGGAGACTGCCCGCCCGGAAGCTCATGCCACCGCGCTGGAAGGCGCATCGGCATGGGCGGCGGGGGCCGCTGGCAGCAGGACGCGGAAGGTCGCACCCTGGCCCGGCTGGCTCTCCACGGAGAGCTCGCCGCCGAACCCGGTGATGAGGCCGTGGCAGATGAACAGGCCCAGCCCGGTGCCCACGCCCGGCGGCTTGGTGGTGAAGAAGGGCTCGAAGATGCGGCCCAGGTCCTCGGGGGCGATGCCGTGGCCATTGTCCTGGATCTCCGCCCACACCCGGCCATCCGCGAGCAGGCCCGTGGCCACGCGGATGCGGGGCTCGGCGGGCCCTTTCGCCACGGCATGGAGGGCGTTGATGATGAGGTTGAGGAAGACCTGCCCCAGCCCATGCTCGTCGGCGAGAACGGGCGGCACCGGACACCGCGCCCACTCGACCCGGAGCCCCGGCACCTGGGCGAGGTTCGCCATGGCGAGGGCATCCTCCAGCACCGTGTCCAGCGCCACCGGCGCGTCGGGGAAGCTCCTGCCGCGGGAGAACCCCCGCACGTCCTGGACCAGCCGTTGGATGCGCTCGCAGCCCTGGAGCGCATCGTGGCAGGACTCCTGGAGCTCCTCCACGTCTCGCGGGGGTTGGGTGGCGGCCAGCGCCTTCAGCTCCCCTCGAACATGGTGGAGGTTGGCGATGATGAAGCTGAGGGGGTTGTTGACCTCGTGCGCCAGCCCGGCGGCGAGCCGCCCCAGCGCTTCCAGCTTCTGGGCCTGGACGAGCTTGAACTCCAGCCGCCTGCGCTCCTCCGTCTCCCGCCGAAGCTGGGCGTTGGCCTGCTCCAGCTCCGCCAACCGCCTGCGCTCGCGCCGCAGCAGCTCCCACTTCTCGGCGAGCGCGTGGGCCATCTGCCGCACCTCCATGCTCTTGAAGGGCTTGTGGAGGATAAGCAACCGTTGGCTGATGCCCAGCCGCTGCACCACCTCCTCCCAGGAGTAATCCGTGTACGCCGAGCAGAGGACGACCTGGAGGTCCGGGTCCTCCCGCCAGAGGCGCTCGGTGGTCTCCACGCCGTCCATTCCCGGCGGCATGCGGACGTCGACGAAGGCCAGGGCGTACGGCCGCCCCTCCTTCAGTGCGGCCTTCACGCGCCGCAGACCCTCCTCTCCCTGGAAGGCGGAGTCCACCTCGAAGCAATACCCCTTGGGCCGGGGTGGAGGCATGCCGAAGAGCGAGGCCCTCAACTCCGCGAGTGACGCGCCGCCCTCGCTCTCGGCCAGCAGCCGGTGGAAGTCCTGGTGAATCGACGGAGTGTCATCGATGACCAGGACACGCGGCGCGGGCACGGCTGAGAGACTCATGGTGTACACCCCCCCACCTGCCCCCTCTTCCGAGTCCCCTGTCCGCATCCAAAACCGCGGGAATGCCTATCAATTCTCGGTGAGACACGCGACCAATGGGGGGGCGGTCCAATTTCCAATCAAATACTAAACAGGATTTCCAGACAAAGATATACCCCTGGCCGACAACGCCCCCAGCACGCCGGCTTCAATGTTGGGTAGGAGATGTTCCGCGAGTGGACCGGCGCCGCGCGGGCCTCACGCCGCGTCGGAGGCCGAAGCGGAGACGGGCTCGCCCGCCGCCGGCAACCACATGACGAAGCGGGCGCCGCCCTCGGAGCGGTTCTCCGCATGCGCGCGGGCAGGGCCATGCCCCCGCCACGCCGAGCTAATCGTGGTCATGGAGTGTAGGGAGCGGCGCTGGCGGGCTCCGCGGCGACCTCCAACGGACCAAAATCCTGTTCGATGCTGCCGATCGGGCTCATGTACGACTCCCAGTAGATCGCCACCAGGTCCACGTCCGAATCGGACCCTGGCACCCGCCGGAAGACGGGCGAGCCACTGTCACCATCGTATCCCGCTCCGCCGCCATCCATCTGGCAGAACAGCCGGGTATTGCCGTTCGTGGTCGTCACGCAGGTGGACGTGACCGGCCCGGATGTCCACCCGGTCCGCTGCCCGATCTTGTGGATGGTCTCCCCCACCGCCACCTGGTACGCCTTGCCCACGATCCGGAAGAACGGCTGGGCTTCGTCGATCTTCAGGGGCCCGATGCCCGTGGGGGCCCCGCCGGTGTATGCGTTCTCCTGCTCGGTCCGGTAGATGTAACCCAGCTTGACCTCGGATTGCACGGCGTCGATGTATTCCGAGTAGGCCGCGTCACTGAAGCGGCACGCATGGCTGCCACAGGAATAGGTCGCGCCATTGTAGACGACGCTGGCGTTGCTCCAGAAGGCGGGATCCTCCGTCGTCACGCCGATCCGGGAGCCGCCCTGGGAGTGGACGGTGTCGACGTTGGCGCAGTGGGTGTTGGTGAAGAAGCCCAGCTTGCCATTTCTGCGCACGTTGAAGCCCAGGGTGCAGAATAACCGTTCACCGACTCAGGCAGCTCTACTGGAAGCGGCGGGAATCAATACCGCTGCTGAAGGCCTCTGGCGAGAACGTTCCAGAATGAACCGTGAACAAGGCGAATTTCACGGGGCCGCGCGTCCGCCGACTTCGGGGAAGCACTCGTAGGTCCATTTGAGCGCGTTCAGGTGCACGGGGTTGTCCAGGTCGAGTGGCGCCTCCGTGAGTGGCACCACCCATCCGCCCGACGCGGTACGCCGAGAGAGGGAGAGCAGGTCCGCATCGCGGGCCGGGTCCGGAAACCCGATTGGGCACACGCGTGCTGGGGTGGCCCCTGCGCTGCGGCCAACTGAGCAGGCCGCGTGGGCAGTGACAGGTGCTCCAGAATGGCGCGCACGGCGTTGGGGGCCGTCAGGTACGCCAACACCCGGCGCCTGCCTCCACAGATTTTCGAAGTCCGTCTGATTTATAACCCCATGAAATCACTGAGCTTCGTCGAAATGAGGGGATGGTTCAGGAGTGGGAGACCTCCCTGCATGACTTCCAGCACATGCCCTCTTCGAGTCGCGGGCGTACGGTACGCGGACTCACTGGGACTTTCCCACTGGAGGCCGTGGTCATGCGCATGTTTGGAACGATGGTCGTTGGGATGATGGCGTTGCTGAGTTCACCGGCGCTCGCCGACCTGCCCGTCATCAATGAGAAGCAGGTGTCCTGGCAGGGCTGCGAGTATTCGCTTCAGGTGCAACAGGATTCCCAGCCACATCCCATCTACTCGTACAATGCACCATTCTACCGGGTCGTCATTCAGCGAGACGGCGGTTCGTCTGGGACGTGCCCGCTTCCCCCTGGCACCGTCGAGCTGGGATCCTCGTTCTACTGGCCAGGCATCGCGATCCTGGGCAATGACGAGGGACTCGTGGTTGCCTTTACCCAAGCACCCTATGACCGGTGGTTTGGGAGTGATTATCAGCACATCGAGATTCGCCAGTTGGACCCGAGCACCCTGGGAAGTCTGAGGACGGAGACCTTGTGGGGGAGCAGTAGGCCGGTGGTGGCGGGTGAGGCGAGTATTCCGGGTGGTCTCTACCTGGACTCGCTCTACTCTATTCCCGGCATGCTCCAGGTCTCGGGCCGCTTGAACGGAAACTCGATTTCGGATGGTTTGTTGCCCGGCTATGAAGCCAACGCGTTCCCCATCCAGCAGGGAAGCCACTTCGTCGCCATCTATTATTCCTTCTTCGGTCCAGTGCGATACCGGGCCGGACTGCACATCACCCCCTGAAAAGGACTCGAAACGCGGGACCCAAGCCAGAACGAGACGTGGCGTGGACGGTAGACCCCACCCTCTTCAAATGCTTCCGCGGACTTGCAAGTTGGCGCGCGCGGTGCATCTGATGTTGAGCATCCTCGACGCACGGTCCGTGGTGGTCGCGTCGTTGTGTTCTCCGAATGTTTCGAGCTCTTCCAGCAGCTCGCGAAGGCCTGGAGGGTAGGAGATGGACATGGCCGAGACATAGCCCACGCGTCGCCCGTCATGCATCGGTACTCATCGATGGAGCGTGTCCTGGCGGAAGACGATCTTCCCCTGCCTCAACACCAGGCGCACGTTGGCGAGCGCCTCGATGTCCCGGGACGGGTCTCCGTCGATGACCACCACATCCGCATCCAGTCCCGGCGCGAGCCGACCAGTCCGCGCTTCCTGGCCAAACTGTGTCGCGGGGTTCGTCGTCAGGCTCGCCAGGATGTCCCGCGGGTCGAGCCCCGCTCCCCGCAGCAGCACGTACTCGCGCCGTGGATCGTCGTCGGTCATGTAGCCTACGTCCGTGCCGAAGAGGATGCGGCCTCCGAGCCGGGCGTGGTTGCGGACCTGCTCGGCTCCCGCCTGGGTGAAGCGCTCGAGCACGATGGGATCCTCGTTGGCGCGTTTCAGCTCCCACTCGAACAGGGCGAGCGTCGGCACCAGCGCCACCTTCCGGCGCACCATGGCCTCGTGGAGTGAGTCCGATAGCGGACCGGCCATCGGCGCCGTGTGCACCACCACGTCCACGCCTCCCTCCACGGCCGCGCTCAGTCCCGCCGCGTTCGTCGGGTGCGCGAAAACGGGCTTGCCGTGCGCATGAGCTTCCTCGGTCACCGCCTGCACGATGGCGAGCGGCATCACCGGATAGGGTGGGTGTGCCGTGAGGGAGCCGGTGAAGAGCTTGATGGCATCCGTGCCGCCCCCGAGCTGCTCCTTCACGATCGCCCTGGCCTGCTCCGGCGTCCGGAGCTCCGGCAGCTTCACCGGAACGTACCGAGGTGTGCCATCCACCGGGGCCAGTGGAACACCCGCGGTGATGATGCTGGGACCCATCAGCTCGCCGGCCTCGATGCGCCGCCGCAGGGCCAGCGTCGCCTCCGGGAACGAGCCGGTATCGACGACGTGGACGAAGCCGTGGCGCAGCAGCATGTCCCGTAGGTGTTGCTCGAGCTCGGACGCGGGCAGGGTCGCCGCGCCCTGTCCCCATGGCTCGGTGAAGTGGACATGGCTGTTCCAGAACCCGGCCAACAGCGTCTGGCCCGAGGTGTCGAGGACGGTCGCCCCCGCTGGAATCTCCACCTCCGCCCGAGGCCCCACCGCGGAAATCCGTCCCGATGAGATCAGCACGACCCCATCCGCGATGGGAGTCGCCTCGGGAGACGGGTAGACCGTGCCGCCAACGAGCGCCAGGGTGGGCATTTCCGAGTCCGTGACCCTCCCAGAACTGGCTGGCGTCCTGCACCCCATGAGACCCAGCACTCCGGCGACGAACAACACCTTCCAATCCATGCGCTCCTGCCCTCCGAAGTCAATGCTCCGTCCTCCGTACGTCCACGGGGACGGGTCATTTCCTCGAAAACGGTGCCGAGTTCCACCGGGTGCGAGGGAGGGGTCTCCGAAGAGCGCCGCGACGCCGTGGGTGCGCTGAGGCCCAGCAGCTGAGCTGGTGGGGTGCGCGCCCTTCTTGTCACGGAGGTGGATCGGGTGACGGATGGGCGAGTGGCGCGAGCGTCTGCGTGGGGGTGAGGGGCAATCGCGCCGCTGGCGAGGGCACGGGCGCGTCTTGAGCGCAGTGCTCTTGCTCCAGGAAATAGCGACGCAAGAACGTGTCCTGGATTTCCTTGAAGAGTTGAAGCGGCAGCTCTCCTATTTTGTACAAGAGCCGTGCCTCCAGGTACTTGCAGTAGAAGCGCAACGGCCTGAGTCCCTGTCCAATCCAGCCAAGGAGCTGGACACAGAACGCGCCCAGGACCATGCCGGTCAGGGTGCTGGACACCGCTGTGAAATGGGGCAGGAGGTCTGGATGAAAGTTCCTCACAGCATGACCCAGGGTTCCACCCATGGCCGCCCCGAGTCCCAGGTAGCGCTTCAAGGCCGTCCCCACCTCGGAGCTCAATCCGAGGCGACGCAGCAAGATGAAGATCAACCCCACGGCCATCTTCGCGTGTCTGAACTCCTTGAGCTCGCCCTTCAGCTCCTCGAATTCCCTAGGGGTCATCGCGGTGCTCCTGGGCGGAAAGCGCATCCAGCAGCTTGCGGCGAAGGCGGTGTCGCCTGACACGCAGGCGATTGGCCCTCAGCGCATCATCCGGTGCAGTGTCCGTGGTGCGCCTTCCGTCCGAGAGCAGGAGTTGTATGTCCTCCTCGGGCAGCCGCTCGACGAGCCGGAGAAGCGTCTCACCGTGCTCGTCAGACGACATGCCGGGTGAGCCAGCGGACACGTAGACGATCGACGGATCGAGTGTCGCCAGCGAGTAAGACCGTTGGCTCCGAAGCAGGTTCATGTACAGGTTTCGAAGCACTGCCAGCAAGTATGGAAGGCTGAGCGACACGGGCGGAGCGGACTTCCGGCCGAGACCGAGAACGCGGGACCAGAGTTCCGCGACCAGATCTTCTCTGTCCCCACCGTACCGGCAGAGTCTGCTGGCCGCCTGCAGCAAGGTCCCGTTGTACTGGCGATGAAGTCGCATGACCTCTTCCGCCCAGGCGCGCGCACGCGTCTGCCGGAGGGATGTCTCGTGACCCATACCTTTTTGACCCATCGAACATCACCCCATGTGCAACCCCAGGAGGTGGCGCATGGCGCAACAGGCCATGCGCCCACACTCCCGCGTGAACCCAGGATGCCGAACGGGCGCTCACGCCCGTCGGCGGCTCGTGAACCCGGAATCAGGAGACATTCATAGCCATGCCCAGTCCCTTCCTACCCGGTCATGGACCGGGCGGTGTCTTGGCGGGCAAAGCACGTGTCGGGGTGAGGGTTGCTTAGGTCCTCGGGTGCCGATCAACACTCCGTCCGCTTTCCATGAGCCCTAGCAGAAATACCACTCGGCAAAAAGAGTGCTGCATCGCGAACTGCGTGGTGGCAAACAGGTGCAGGGGAAAGAAATCCCCCCTGTAATGTTGAGCCGCCTGCAGTGTCTATCCTGTGCTTAGGTCCTCGGGTCTCGAACAGCCCACCCGTCGCGGGGTTATGCGGCGCACGGTGTGGGGGCTCGAAAATCATTCGAAATGTCCGTGTAATGTTGAGCCGTCTCAAGTGTCTTTCAGGTGCTTAGGTCCTCGGGTCCCGAACAGCACGTTCGAGGCTCGAAGCGCATTACCGGGTTCTTCTTCGTCCTTCGCGGCCGCGTCCTGCCGCAGGTGCCCGGTATCGCAGCGCTCTTCTACATCTTGGTGTGGGCCTCATGACAGAGCGCCCTGCACATGCTTTCCCCCCCGCGCCGCTGTCGCTGCGCGCCATCGCACTCTCTCCATCGTCCTCGGCTTTCGGAACAAAGCCTGTTCACCCAAGCGGGAGCGGAGGTGGACGTGACTGCACCCAGTGGGGAACACGTCAGCCTGGAGCCCCTGAGGATGCTCACGTAGAGGGCGAGTCTGGCTCAGGCCAGAAGTGTGGGTTTGCCCCGGTTACGTGGACAGTAGGGCGTATAGGAGGGATGGGGGCCGTGTGGAGGGAGAGGGCAGGAGCCGAGGGGCCGAGGAGGGCCGCGGACGGGAGCCCCCGGGCTGTGAGCCAGGGCGGTGCGGAGAGCGTGCAGCCTGCTGGAGGCACACACCGGCCCAAGCTGCCGGGGCCAGGCCCAGGTGCTCCAGAATCGCTCGCACTCCACCCCCTCCCTTCACGGATAGAACATCCACCGTCGGGTCTCTTCTGCCCATTTTCCCCCGGCGCGCTGAGTATGCCAGCACGCGAGCCCGAGGGCGCGTGAGGTGCAGAGGGGCTCAGTCCCTTTCATCTCGCCGATGACGTGCCGGGTGACACTTCCCGCTGCCCGCGGTGTTCCATTGGACACGAAAGCCGCAAGGGACACTCCTGGGAGTTATTCATCCATGCCTCGATATCCTGTACGTCACCTCTCCCTCGCCCTGGTGCTCGCCACCTGGTGCCTCGGTTGCGAAGATGACCCGGCCGCCGTCGACGCGGACTACGCCTTGACCCATGTCACGGTCATCGACGCCGCCGGAACCCCTCCCCAGTCCGACATGACATTGCTCATCAAGGGCGAGCGGATCGTGGCGCTGCACAAATCCGATGACGTCGAGCTTCCCGAAGGTCTGAAGACCGTGGATCTCCAGGGCAAGTATCTGATGCCAGGGCTGACCGACATGCACGTCCACGCCCAAGAGCTGGAGCAGGTCTTCCCGCTGCTCCACGTGGTGAACGGAGTCACCACCCTCCGGGACATGGACGGCTCGCCCTTCTTGCTGGAGTGGCGGCGCAGAATCGAGGAGGGGCGCATGCTCGGGCCCCGGATGATCCTCGGCAGCACCATCATCGACGGCACTCCGTCGCTCTGGCAGAAC from Cystobacter ferrugineus encodes the following:
- a CDS encoding amidohydrolase family protein; amino-acid sequence: MPTLALVGGTVYPSPEATPIADGVVLISSGRISAVGPRAEVEIPAGATVLDTSGQTLLAGFWNSHVHFTEPWGQGAATLPASELEQHLRDMLLRHGFVHVVDTGSFPEATLALRRRIEAGELMGPSIITAGVPLAPVDGTPRYVPVKLPELRTPEQARAIVKEQLGGGTDAIKLFTGSLTAHPPYPVMPLAIVQAVTEEAHAHGKPVFAHPTNAAGLSAAVEGGVDVVVHTAPMAGPLSDSLHEAMVRRKVALVPTLALFEWELKRANEDPIVLERFTQAGAEQVRNHARLGGRILFGTDVGYMTDDDPRREYVLLRGAGLDPRDILASLTTNPATQFGQEARTGRLAPGLDADVVVIDGDPSRDIEALANVRLVLRQGKIVFRQDTLHR
- a CDS encoding sensor histidine kinase, with amino-acid sequence MVTASTPLDVEGRHVATIGHDLLLDELMARTAKGHLPGSYNVIFRDDGQLITHPELKLDGTVAYNIRDVSLSGGSTQFGSPEQRAHLRHIFERVMARASAQSVLELPEHGEFLATIRLGGTGWNFVTVLPEKELTVPALLAARYVLVFGLASLVLELAIMFWVLREQISRPLLDFTHATERIATGNFQVQLDTRRQDELGQLAWSFRLMADEVQRREEALRQANEGLEQRVDERTRELKDVHRQLVQVARQAGRAEVATSVLHNVGNVLNSVHTSAMLAKERLVGLQVDDVGQLATLLEERRDDLATFLTQDERGRNVMPFLSGLGQHLRKETHEAVSLLDEVGRYTEHIGTIVKLQQNYTRTPRLNEPAHLVELLEDALRINSAGLTRHEVRVERHLSPVPQLLTDKHKVLMILVNLISNSKYALDAAPAEQRCLTLRVEAPAADRVRIEVSDNGVGIAPELLTRIFQHGFTTREEGHGFGLHSSALAAQELGGTLTAHSDGPGRGATFTLELPCTSPEAA
- a CDS encoding sigma factor, with the protein product MGQKGMGHETSLRQTRARAWAEEVMRLHRQYNGTLLQAASRLCRYGGDREDLVAELWSRVLGLGRKSAPPVSLSLPYLLAVLRNLYMNLLRSQRSYSLATLDPSIVYVSAGSPGMSSDEHGETLLRLVERLPEEDIQLLLSDGRRTTDTAPDDALRANRLRVRRHRLRRKLLDALSAQEHRDDP
- a CDS encoding ATP-binding protein translates to MSLSAVPAPRVLVIDDTPSIHQDFHRLLAESEGGASLAELRASLFGMPPPRPKGYCFEVDSAFQGEEGLRRVKAALKEGRPYALAFVDVRMPPGMDGVETTERLWREDPDLQVVLCSAYTDYSWEEVVQRLGISQRLLILHKPFKSMEVRQMAHALAEKWELLRRERRRLAELEQANAQLRRETEERRRLEFKLVQAQKLEALGRLAAGLAHEVNNPLSFIIANLHHVRGELKALAATQPPRDVEELQESCHDALQGCERIQRLVQDVRGFSRGRSFPDAPVALDTVLEDALAMANLAQVPGLRVEWARCPVPPVLADEHGLGQVFLNLIINALHAVAKGPAEPRIRVATGLLADGRVWAEIQDNGHGIAPEDLGRIFEPFFTTKPPGVGTGLGLFICHGLITGFGGELSVESQPGQGATFRVLLPAAPAAHADAPSSAVA
- a CDS encoding response regulator, with the translated sequence MSDKRRILVIDDSAAIHQDFRRLLCPERGGSPEQLASLRTALFGAPPARARPAGPEFEVESAFQGQEGVARVREAVAAGRPYALVFLDYRMPPGGNGVETLRELWKVHPSQRVVLCSAYSDYSWEEIVEEFGETPLLKELRKPVNGHELRQLALTLTEP